In a genomic window of Glycine max cultivar Williams 82 chromosome 13, Glycine_max_v4.0, whole genome shotgun sequence:
- the LOC102661423 gene encoding uncharacterized protein, with product MLTKKNRYIHIDRIFMEGNCSAMIQRILPPKHKGPRVVTIPCCIGEVAVGKALIDLGASINLMPLSMCRRLGEIEIMPTCMTLQLADRSITRPYGMIEDVLIQVKQLIFPANFVVMDIEEDLDIPIILGRPFMSTTNCIVDMGKYKLELSMEDQKASFDLFEAINYPNDMKARFDLDKVEQEIETTATTMALHSPLEKALINHVECLTKEEEHEVQTCIKELEGAGEISERHSTFEELKNSGQIEKPNAELKTLPAHLKYVFLEDNDSKPVIISSLLKKIEEDQMVQILKRHKAAI from the coding sequence ATGTTAACCAAGAAGAACCGGTACATCCACATTGACAGAATTTTTATGGAAGGTAACTGTAGTGCTATGATTCAACGCattcttccacccaagcataaaggtCCTAGAGTTGTCACGATACCGTGTTGTATTGGTGAGGTTGCTGTAGgcaaagctctcatagacttgggagctagtatcaatttaatgcctctTTCCATGTGCCGACgacttggagagatagagataatgccTACATGCATGACCCTCCAGTTAGCTGACCGCTCCATCACAAGGCCATATGGAATGATTGAGGATGTCTTAATTCAGGtcaaacaacttatttttcctgcAAATTTTGTGGTTATGGATATAGAGGAAGATCTTGACATTCCCATAATATTGGGCCGCCCTTTTATGTCCACGACCAACTGCATAGTAGATATGGGGAAATATAAACTAGAATTGAGCATGGAGGATCAAAAAGCCTCATTTGACTTATTTGAAGCAATAAATTATCCAAATGATATGAAAGCTCGCTTTGATCTGGACAAGGTAGAACAAGAAATAGAAACAACAGCTACAACCATGGCACTGCATTCTCCTTTGGAGAAAGCATTGATTAATCATGTAGAATGCCTTACTAAAGAGGAGGAACATGAAGTGCAGACTTGTATTAAAGAATTGGAAGGTGCAGGAGAAATTTCTGAGCGACATTCAACATTTGAGGAATTGAAGAACAGTGGGCAAATAGAAAAACCAAATGCAGAATTGAAGACCTTGCCTGCACATTTGAAGTATGTGTTTTTGGAGGACAATGACTCAAAACCAGTGATTATTAGTAGCTTattgaagaaaatagaagaagatcaGATGGTGCAGATTTTGAAGAGACACAAAGCTGCCATTTGA